One Peribacillus simplex NBRC 15720 = DSM 1321 genomic region harbors:
- a CDS encoding cyanophycinase: MNCGELLIIGGAEDKCLEGEVLNKFVELASHSDGGIGILPTASEIPEEVSTEYIKVFRELGVDRVEVIKLDSRQDADDPEICEQLTSFSAIFISGGNQSRLSELIGKTKFHDALSKAWHKGMVIAGTSAGASILGNHMIVAADTMLNDNKLKVEIGVGFGFLDDLIIDQHFSQRGRFDRLLSAIAGSREIMGIGIDENTAILVKDGLFEVVGQHQVLVLDGRTSDYINITSSDNGSEELTLSGFNLHALTRGYRFDLLTRKLLMKKGIQQ, from the coding sequence ATGAATTGTGGTGAATTACTTATCATTGGCGGGGCAGAGGATAAGTGCCTTGAAGGTGAAGTATTAAATAAATTTGTAGAGCTTGCAAGCCATAGCGATGGCGGAATAGGAATATTGCCTACAGCGAGTGAAATTCCAGAGGAAGTGAGTACAGAGTATATCAAGGTTTTCAGGGAATTAGGCGTGGACAGGGTGGAAGTGATCAAGCTGGATTCAAGGCAGGATGCAGACGATCCGGAAATTTGTGAACAGCTGACATCTTTTTCAGCTATCTTCATTTCAGGGGGAAACCAAAGCCGATTGTCTGAACTGATTGGAAAAACCAAATTCCACGATGCCCTTTCTAAAGCTTGGCATAAAGGAATGGTGATAGCAGGGACAAGTGCTGGCGCTTCCATTTTAGGTAATCATATGATCGTTGCTGCGGACACGATGCTGAATGACAATAAGTTAAAGGTTGAAATTGGGGTTGGTTTCGGCTTCCTGGACGACCTGATAATCGATCAACATTTTTCCCAACGTGGTCGCTTTGACCGTCTGTTAAGTGCGATAGCAGGGAGTAGAGAAATTATGGGTATTGGCATTGATGAAAATACAGCAATTTTAGTTAAAGACGGACTTTTTGAAGTAGTTGGCCAACATCAAGTATTGGTTCTTGATGGCAGAACCAGTGATTATATCAATATCACATCTTCTGATAATGGCAGTGAAGAGTTGACTCTTTCGGGATTTAACCTTCATGCACTAACCAGGGGATACCGTTTTGACCTGCTTACCAGGAAATTGTTGATGAAAAAGGGGATCCAACAATGA
- a CDS encoding ABC transporter ATP-binding protein, which yields MTLLKLDNLKVHFPIRGGFFRRVVDHVKAVDGVSFELQQGETYGLVGESGSGKSTTGKAVVKLNEVTSGQILFEGRDLASLSRREIKPFRKDIQMIFQDPYSSLNPKKRVLDIIAEPLRNFERLSPSEEKKIVQDFLDKVGLSPESIHKYPHEFSGGQRQRIGIARSLTLKPKLIIADEPVSALDVSVQAQVLNFLQDLQQEFNLTYLFVGHDLGVIRHMCDRMGVMYRGRLVEEGKSEEIYENPQHIYTKRLIAAIPDLEPEVREDKVQLRKKLTSEYESTYSKYFDENGRAYDLKPISSTHRVALQ from the coding sequence ATGACATTACTCAAATTAGATAATTTAAAAGTGCATTTTCCAATAAGGGGCGGTTTTTTTCGAAGGGTGGTCGATCACGTAAAGGCCGTGGACGGTGTTTCCTTTGAGTTGCAGCAAGGGGAAACATATGGTTTGGTCGGGGAATCCGGAAGCGGCAAGTCCACGACAGGCAAGGCAGTGGTCAAACTGAATGAGGTGACATCCGGACAAATTCTGTTTGAAGGCAGGGATTTAGCATCTTTAAGTAGAAGAGAAATTAAACCATTTAGAAAAGATATCCAAATGATTTTCCAAGACCCGTATTCATCATTGAATCCCAAGAAGAGGGTACTGGACATCATTGCCGAACCGCTGAGGAATTTTGAACGGTTATCCCCTTCAGAGGAAAAGAAAATCGTACAGGACTTCTTGGACAAAGTCGGACTGAGTCCGGAATCGATTCACAAGTATCCTCATGAATTTTCTGGGGGGCAGCGCCAGCGGATTGGGATTGCCCGATCATTGACATTGAAACCTAAACTGATCATTGCGGATGAACCGGTGTCAGCACTGGATGTTTCCGTTCAGGCACAGGTATTGAATTTTCTTCAGGATCTCCAACAGGAGTTCAATTTGACTTATTTATTTGTCGGTCATGATTTAGGTGTAATCCGGCATATGTGTGACCGGATGGGGGTTATGTATCGCGGTAGATTGGTAGAGGAAGGCAAAAGTGAGGAAATCTATGAAAATCCCCAACATATATACACGAAGCGCCTGATTGCCGCCATTCCGGATTTAGAGCCGGAAGTTCGCGAAGATAAAGTGCAGCTTAGAAAAAAACTCACCTCAGAATATGAGTCTACCTACTCAAAATATTTCGATGAAAATGGACGTGCTTACGATTTGAAGCCAATCTCATCGACACATAGAGTCGCATTACAATAA
- the opp4B gene encoding oligopeptide ABC transporter permease yields MWKFILRRLLVMIPQLFLLSIIVFMMAKAMPGDALSGQEMNPRANPAELDRIREELGLNDPWYQQYIRWASNAVQGDFGISYTHKTPVMDVIEDRLWNTVFLALVTLIFTYMLAIPLGILSGRYNDTWVDKTVTGYSYVGFGTPIFIFALIMLFVFGFALDWFPSGGSVDSKVDEGTFAYVVSKINHLILPALSTALIATTSTIQYLRNEIIDNKIKDFVRTARSKGVPESKVYSRHILRNSFLPIAAFLGYEITGLIGGSVIIETIFSYPGLGQLFLSSVSLRDFSVVTAIVMMTGFATLLGTLLSDIILSAVDPRIRIE; encoded by the coding sequence ATGTGGAAGTTTATCTTAAGACGTTTATTAGTTATGATCCCGCAGCTCTTTTTATTGAGCATCATCGTTTTCATGATGGCAAAAGCAATGCCGGGAGATGCACTGTCAGGCCAGGAAATGAACCCTAGGGCCAATCCAGCCGAGCTTGATAGGATCAGGGAAGAACTGGGTTTGAATGACCCTTGGTATCAACAATATATTAGGTGGGCATCCAATGCAGTACAGGGGGATTTCGGTATTTCCTATACACATAAGACGCCCGTTATGGATGTGATCGAAGACAGGCTTTGGAACACGGTGTTCCTGGCGTTGGTCACGCTGATCTTTACATATATGCTTGCTATTCCATTAGGCATACTTAGCGGAAGGTATAACGATACCTGGGTGGATAAAACCGTTACAGGTTATAGCTATGTAGGGTTTGGGACGCCGATTTTCATTTTTGCTTTAATCATGTTATTCGTTTTCGGATTTGCCCTGGATTGGTTTCCGTCTGGAGGCAGTGTAGATTCAAAGGTGGATGAAGGAACATTCGCCTATGTTGTAAGCAAGATCAATCATTTGATTTTACCAGCTTTAAGTACAGCATTAATCGCAACAACAAGTACGATCCAATATTTGCGAAATGAAATCATCGATAATAAAATCAAGGATTTCGTAAGGACAGCGCGTTCGAAGGGAGTGCCTGAGTCAAAAGTATATTCACGGCATATCCTGAGAAATTCCTTTTTACCGATAGCAGCATTCTTAGGTTATGAAATTACTGGATTGATCGGCGGCTCGGTCATAATTGAGACCATTTTCAGTTATCCGGGACTGGGGCAGCTTTTCCTTAGTTCAGTCAGTCTGCGGGATTTCAGTGTTGTCACGGCCATCGTCATGATGACGGGATTTGCCACTCTGCTTGGCACACTTCTTTCGGACATCATACTTAGTGCGGTCGATCCGCGCATACGGATAGAATAG
- a CDS encoding ABC transporter permease gives MKVETGKNIQVNDVSPSGIKIIWQEIKKDKLAMGSLIILAAILLFVYGASFFMDAKEIAKVDFLSIYMEPSSDYWLGTDYGGRDVFAQLIVGTRNSFTISLFITLFTAIIGLSLGLLAGYFGGATDNVIMRVIDFVIALPQLMFIIVVVVIVPIFNVYVFILIMTMFLWTGKARLIRSKALSERELDYIHASQTLGTPHWKIILFQLLPNVSSLIIVNFILNLAGNIGLESSLTFLGFGLPESTPSLGTLISYARNPDVLENKWWIWVPASLMILVLMLSINFVGQALKRAADARQRRG, from the coding sequence ATGAAAGTAGAAACCGGAAAGAACATACAAGTTAACGATGTGAGCCCTTCAGGAATCAAAATCATCTGGCAGGAAATCAAAAAGGATAAACTTGCCATGGGCTCATTGATTATATTAGCAGCCATATTGCTTTTTGTTTACGGTGCGTCGTTCTTCATGGACGCCAAGGAAATAGCCAAGGTCGATTTTCTCTCCATTTATATGGAACCTTCTTCGGACTATTGGCTTGGAACCGATTATGGTGGCCGGGATGTATTTGCACAATTGATAGTGGGTACCAGAAATTCATTCACGATCAGTTTATTCATAACATTATTCACGGCTATCATCGGTTTATCATTAGGGCTTCTGGCTGGTTACTTCGGCGGGGCAACCGATAATGTGATCATGCGTGTTATCGATTTCGTGATTGCCCTGCCGCAATTGATGTTCATCATCGTTGTGGTCGTGATTGTACCGATCTTCAATGTATATGTTTTCATTTTAATCATGACGATGTTTTTATGGACAGGAAAGGCACGGCTGATTCGTTCAAAGGCTTTGTCTGAGCGTGAGCTGGATTATATTCACGCCTCACAGACACTCGGGACGCCACATTGGAAAATCATCCTGTTTCAGCTTCTGCCCAATGTCAGTTCATTGATCATCGTTAACTTCATTTTGAACCTTGCTGGCAATATTGGCTTAGAATCCAGTTTGACTTTCTTAGGGTTCGGCCTTCCGGAGAGCACACCGAGTTTAGGGACGCTCATCAGTTATGCTCGAAATCCAGATGTTCTGGAAAACAAGTGGTGGATATGGGTACCCGCATCACTCATGATTTTAGTGTTGATGCTGAGTATAAATTTCGTTGGTCAAGCGTTAAAACGCGCCGCCGATGCAAGACAAAGAAGAGGATAA
- the yidC gene encoding membrane protein insertase YidC, with protein MKKKNMFLIAVLFLATTLLTGCSAATSGPFHTALVNPMTKMLEFNADLFNGNYGLSIIMMTFLIRLVLLPLTAKQYKTQLSMKTKMNGLKPEMSAIQQKIKETKDPAKQKALQQEMMQLYQKHGVNPLNMGCLPLLIQMPILMGFYYAIQGSHEIATHSFLWYSLGQPDIAMAIIAGVIYYFQSVISMRQMPEEQQKQMKMMSLLSPAMILFISFSAPAALPLYWSIGGLFMIVQSIVLQRVYKKDHATVPAANETVMKKS; from the coding sequence TTGAAGAAGAAAAACATGTTTCTAATTGCCGTCCTATTTCTGGCAACGACCCTTTTGACAGGATGCTCAGCAGCAACGAGCGGTCCATTTCATACTGCATTGGTTAACCCCATGACAAAAATGCTAGAATTTAATGCTGATTTATTTAATGGCAACTATGGTTTAAGCATCATCATGATGACATTTTTGATTCGCCTTGTCTTGCTTCCACTGACTGCCAAGCAATATAAAACACAGCTTAGCATGAAAACGAAGATGAATGGGCTGAAACCGGAAATGTCTGCAATCCAGCAGAAAATCAAAGAGACGAAAGATCCGGCTAAACAAAAGGCCCTTCAACAGGAAATGATGCAGCTTTACCAAAAACATGGAGTCAATCCGCTAAACATGGGCTGTCTGCCGCTTTTAATTCAAATGCCGATTCTTATGGGCTTTTATTATGCGATTCAAGGTTCCCATGAAATCGCGACCCATAGTTTCCTTTGGTACAGCCTTGGCCAACCTGATATTGCCATGGCAATTATCGCTGGTGTCATCTATTACTTCCAATCGGTCATTTCCATGAGACAAATGCCGGAAGAACAGCAGAAACAAATGAAGATGATGAGTCTGCTCTCACCAGCAATGATTTTATTCATTTCTTTCTCCGCTCCTGCTGCATTGCCACTGTATTGGTCAATCGGAGGTTTATTCATGATTGTTCAGTCAATCGTGCTTCAGCGGGTATATAAAAAAGACCATGCCACTGTCCCTGCTGCAAATGAAACGGTTATGAAAAAAAGCTAA
- a CDS encoding pyridoxamine 5'-phosphate oxidase family protein, protein MSQNQIKEKVLNIIRDHKIGVLSSVENNKPHSRYMTFFNDELTLYTPTSGKTEKIDEIEKNPNVHILIGYDNEGLGDSYLEISGTSKINDSQELKDKLWNESFEDWFEGPKDPNYLILQIKPESIRLMNNNGEPPQELSL, encoded by the coding sequence ATGAGCCAAAACCAAATAAAAGAAAAAGTATTGAACATCATCCGTGATCATAAAATAGGAGTTTTATCTTCGGTTGAAAACAACAAACCACATTCACGCTATATGACATTTTTTAACGATGAATTAACTTTATACACACCAACGAGTGGAAAGACGGAAAAAATTGATGAAATTGAAAAGAATCCTAATGTTCATATCCTGATCGGCTATGATAATGAAGGATTAGGCGATTCTTACTTGGAAATCTCAGGTACCTCGAAAATAAACGATTCACAGGAACTGAAAGATAAATTATGGAATGAATCATTTGAAGATTGGTTCGAAGGTCCGAAAGATCCAAATTATTTAATCCTTCAGATTAAGCCAGAAAGCATCCGGTTGATGAACAACAATGGTGAACCTCCACAAGAATTATCATTATAA
- the cphA gene encoding cyanophycin synthetase: MMINRVRYLKGPNYFAYTPTICIELDIGELEQKPSDSIPGFNEKLLRALPNLGSHTCSKGYRGGFAERLRKGTWMGHILEHITIELQNLAGIEAIRGKTIMMEKKGFYYVTFDYQEPHSGLQAFLAAKDIVEAILNGEKLINVQSYVKQIEQLYYKNKLGPSTEAIFKAAQAKDIPVERMGDESLLRLGTGTRQKYVQATISSQTSNIAVENSCDKSLTKSILRGCGLPVPEGEVAHSIEEIFATADRLGFPLVIKPYNGRQGQGVITHIKNKDELFNVINCLESHVEKYIVERHIEGHDYRLLIVNGELIAVSLRLPPYVIGNGKESIRSLIEKENSNDLRGEGHEKPMSKIPLTHTVTCYLEKSNRTLDTIPNQGELVQVVGNANLSTGGKAIDVTDQVHPTIKNMAVAAAKAIGLDIAGIDFICEDISKPIEHSKTAIIEVNAAPGIRMHHYPSEGKKRDVGKAIVDYLFPTREEAAIPIIAVTGTNGKTTTTRLVHYFLTNEKTKVGMTNSDGVYIGDEVLDQGDCSGPISARMVLAHPEVDVAVLETARGGILREGLAFRKCDVGIITNISEDHLGRDGIDTLDDLIKLKRLVAEVVMKTGYCVLNADDPNVAAMNTYTDGEVIYTSTDVTQSHVKAAINGGCKVWYVNEQGVICHSSDGVIHQFMDCTMIPITISGMARHNIANLLQALAAAETQGISMEELRRKAATFMPDTNLSKGRFNLKKLKERTIIIDYAHNEAGLKAIFETVSAYNKNRLITVLAGPGDRIDEELIRLSKVAAMNSDLFIIKEDDDLRGREPFEVAGLLQEAAVKAGLQKDRTFIEPNELDAFVKAWETSQPGDLLLFFYTDFEYVERFFEKVSTNPLPKK; this comes from the coding sequence ATGATGATCAATCGAGTCCGTTATTTAAAAGGACCTAATTATTTTGCTTATACACCTACAATTTGCATTGAATTGGATATAGGGGAACTGGAACAGAAACCATCTGATTCAATACCTGGATTCAATGAAAAATTATTAAGGGCGCTTCCGAACTTGGGAAGCCATACATGTTCAAAAGGGTATCGAGGCGGTTTCGCCGAAAGGCTGAGAAAAGGAACATGGATGGGACATATATTGGAGCATATAACGATTGAGCTTCAAAACTTGGCCGGAATCGAAGCCATTCGTGGAAAAACGATAATGATGGAAAAGAAGGGTTTTTATTATGTTACCTTTGACTATCAGGAGCCTCACTCAGGTCTTCAAGCTTTTTTAGCAGCAAAAGATATCGTGGAAGCCATCCTGAATGGTGAAAAACTTATAAATGTACAATCTTATGTAAAACAAATAGAGCAGTTATATTATAAAAATAAACTGGGGCCAAGTACCGAAGCCATTTTTAAGGCAGCACAAGCAAAAGATATCCCTGTCGAGCGAATGGGTGATGAAAGCTTACTACGTTTAGGAACCGGTACAAGGCAGAAGTATGTCCAGGCGACAATTTCTAGCCAGACTTCGAATATTGCCGTTGAGAATTCATGTGACAAATCATTGACCAAATCAATTTTAAGAGGATGTGGTCTCCCTGTACCTGAAGGGGAAGTTGCCCATTCCATTGAAGAAATCTTTGCCACGGCGGACAGGCTGGGGTTTCCACTTGTCATAAAACCGTATAATGGGAGACAGGGGCAGGGTGTCATCACCCATATCAAAAATAAGGATGAACTATTCAATGTAATCAATTGTTTGGAGTCGCATGTGGAGAAGTACATTGTCGAACGGCATATTGAAGGACATGATTATCGGTTACTGATAGTCAACGGGGAACTTATCGCCGTTAGTTTGAGGCTTCCTCCCTATGTTATTGGCAACGGTAAGGAATCGATACGCAGTTTGATAGAAAAGGAAAATAGTAATGATTTACGGGGAGAAGGTCATGAAAAGCCGATGTCCAAAATCCCACTTACACATACGGTGACGTGTTACTTGGAAAAATCGAATCGGACGCTCGATACCATTCCGAATCAAGGGGAATTGGTTCAAGTTGTCGGCAATGCAAATCTTTCGACTGGTGGAAAGGCAATCGATGTAACGGACCAGGTTCATCCCACCATTAAGAATATGGCCGTTGCTGCCGCGAAAGCGATCGGTTTGGATATAGCCGGAATAGATTTTATCTGTGAGGATATATCAAAACCAATCGAACATTCAAAGACTGCGATTATTGAAGTGAATGCTGCACCGGGAATTCGAATGCATCATTATCCGAGTGAAGGGAAAAAAAGGGATGTAGGCAAGGCCATTGTCGATTATTTATTTCCGACTCGGGAAGAGGCGGCTATACCGATCATCGCAGTGACCGGTACAAATGGAAAGACAACAACGACCCGATTGGTTCATTATTTTCTTACTAATGAAAAAACAAAGGTGGGTATGACAAATTCTGACGGAGTATATATCGGCGATGAGGTATTGGATCAAGGTGACTGCAGTGGCCCGATCAGTGCAAGAATGGTATTGGCCCATCCTGAAGTTGATGTAGCCGTATTGGAAACGGCCCGGGGCGGGATTCTGCGTGAAGGTCTGGCTTTTCGTAAATGTGATGTGGGGATCATTACCAATATAAGTGAGGATCACCTCGGCCGTGATGGAATCGATACATTGGATGATCTCATAAAATTAAAGAGGCTGGTAGCCGAAGTCGTAATGAAAACAGGCTATTGTGTGCTGAATGCAGATGATCCGAATGTAGCTGCCATGAACACTTATACAGATGGGGAAGTCATTTATACCTCTACTGATGTCACCCAGTCTCACGTGAAGGCAGCGATAAATGGGGGATGTAAAGTTTGGTACGTCAATGAACAAGGCGTGATTTGTCATTCATCTGATGGTGTCATCCATCAATTTATGGATTGCACCATGATTCCAATAACGATTTCCGGCATGGCACGTCATAATATCGCCAATTTACTTCAGGCGTTAGCCGCAGCCGAAACACAAGGCATTTCCATGGAAGAACTAAGAAGGAAGGCTGCTACATTTATGCCTGATACAAATTTGTCCAAAGGACGTTTCAATTTAAAAAAATTGAAAGAGCGCACGATCATCATCGACTATGCCCATAATGAAGCAGGATTGAAGGCCATATTTGAAACGGTCAGTGCCTATAACAAAAATCGTCTTATCACTGTTTTGGCAGGACCGGGTGACCGTATTGATGAAGAGCTTATCAGACTCTCCAAGGTGGCGGCCATGAATTCTGATCTGTTCATCATTAAAGAAGACGATGATTTGCGGGGAAGGGAGCCGTTCGAAGTAGCCGGGCTGCTTCAGGAAGCTGCCGTAAAAGCTGGGTTACAAAAAGATCGGACATTCATCGAACCTAATGAATTGGACGCATTCGTAAAAGCCTGGGAAACATCACAACCGGGTGACCTATTATTGTTCTTTTACACTGATTTCGAATATGTAGAGAGGTTTTTCGAAAAGGTTTCAACAAATCCATTGCCGAAGAAATAA
- the opp4A gene encoding oligopeptide ABC transporter substrate-binding protein yields MKIKSYSKVLSALAISSLLLAACSNDTEKSSTKEKKGKDVEQVDTSKFPTKTTNQGEPIEGGHLTYGLVSDTPFEGILNKVFYQGDPDNQVITFFDEDLLDTDENYVFTNDGAASYEISDDNKTVTLTIKDNVKWQDGKPVTGADLEYAYLVMGSKDYKGVRYDEQMALIEGMEEYHEGKADKISGIKVDDKKITFTFKKANPSVTTGLWTYPLHKEYLKDVPIAELESSDKIRKNPIGFGPFKVKKIVQGEAVEFEANKDYYRGAPKLDSVTLKVVNPSVVVKSLENGDLDVAEVLAEQYEQAKELDNVELLGKVELAYSYIGFNFGHYDKEKEENVMDENPKFEDKRLRQAMAYAINNEEVGEKMFKGLRFPANSVITPNFKYNNKDLKPYEYDPEKAKKLLDEAGFVDTNNDGIREDADGKEFKINFASMSGSDVSEPLAKYYIQQWEQVGLDVELQDGRLHEFNSFYDLLKKDNDEVDVYSAAWGVASDPDPSGIWSRSAEFNYTRWVNDKNDELLAKGISEEAFDDQYRIDTYNEWQELIHEEVPVIPTLFRYQLAGVNERVTGYDYLAGRQYQWHNVGVTK; encoded by the coding sequence ATGAAAATCAAAAGCTACAGTAAGGTATTAAGTGCATTGGCCATTTCGTCTCTATTGCTTGCTGCATGTTCGAATGATACGGAAAAATCGTCAACGAAAGAGAAAAAAGGGAAAGATGTCGAACAGGTCGATACCTCTAAATTCCCGACAAAGACGACAAATCAAGGAGAGCCGATTGAAGGCGGCCATCTAACATATGGTTTGGTATCCGATACCCCGTTTGAAGGGATATTAAACAAAGTTTTCTATCAAGGAGATCCGGATAACCAAGTTATCACATTCTTTGATGAAGATTTACTGGATACAGACGAAAACTATGTTTTCACAAATGACGGTGCTGCTTCTTATGAAATATCAGACGATAATAAAACGGTAACACTTACAATAAAAGATAATGTTAAATGGCAAGATGGAAAACCTGTGACAGGTGCTGATTTAGAGTATGCATACCTTGTCATGGGAAGCAAAGATTACAAAGGTGTACGCTATGATGAACAAATGGCTTTAATTGAGGGTATGGAAGAGTATCATGAGGGGAAAGCGGATAAGATTTCAGGCATTAAAGTGGACGACAAGAAAATCACTTTCACTTTCAAAAAAGCGAATCCTTCCGTCACGACTGGTTTATGGACATATCCGCTTCATAAAGAATACTTAAAAGATGTTCCGATTGCAGAGTTGGAATCTTCGGATAAAATCCGTAAAAACCCGATTGGTTTTGGACCATTCAAAGTGAAGAAAATCGTTCAAGGGGAAGCGGTCGAATTCGAAGCGAATAAAGATTATTACCGCGGTGCACCTAAATTGGACAGTGTCACATTGAAAGTCGTGAATCCGTCTGTTGTCGTTAAGTCACTTGAAAATGGTGACCTCGATGTAGCGGAGGTCCTGGCTGAACAATATGAACAGGCCAAGGAATTGGACAATGTCGAATTATTGGGGAAAGTTGAATTAGCTTATTCCTATATTGGCTTCAACTTTGGCCATTATGATAAGGAAAAAGAAGAAAATGTTATGGATGAAAATCCTAAATTCGAAGACAAACGTCTTCGTCAGGCGATGGCATATGCCATCAATAATGAAGAAGTTGGCGAAAAGATGTTCAAGGGCCTTCGTTTCCCTGCTAACTCGGTCATTACACCGAACTTTAAATATAACAATAAAGATCTAAAACCATATGAATATGATCCTGAAAAAGCTAAAAAACTTTTGGATGAAGCAGGATTTGTAGATACGAATAATGATGGCATTCGTGAAGATGCGGATGGAAAAGAGTTCAAGATCAATTTTGCTTCCATGAGCGGCTCCGATGTTTCTGAGCCACTAGCAAAATATTATATCCAACAATGGGAACAAGTAGGCCTGGACGTCGAATTGCAGGATGGAAGGCTGCATGAGTTCAATTCATTCTACGACCTGCTGAAAAAGGATAATGACGAAGTTGATGTTTATTCAGCTGCATGGGGTGTCGCATCCGATCCTGATCCATCAGGAATATGGTCAAGGTCTGCAGAATTTAACTATACCCGCTGGGTGAATGATAAAAATGATGAGCTTCTTGCTAAAGGGATTTCAGAGGAAGCCTTCGATGATCAATATCGGATCGATACGTATAATGAGTGGCAAGAATTGATCCATGAAGAGGTACCGGTCATTCCAACATTATTCCGTTATCAATTGGCTGGAGTGAATGAACGCGTTACAGGTTATGATTACCTCGCAGGCCGCCAATATCAGTGGCATAATGTAGGTGTAACGAAATAA
- a CDS encoding M42 family metallopeptidase, with product MSVIEEKEIVSYIKELVSIPSPSGYTDQAIKYAADFMEQRKVPYKITNKGALLASLKGEDDGKHRLLTAHVDTLGAMVKEIKANGRLKLTMIGGFRWNSVEGEYCKIHTADGAIITGTILINQTSVHVYKNAGDAKRDDETIEVRIDAVVKTKAETEAIGISVGDFVSFEPRVEVTDTGFLKSRHLDDKASVGILLHIIDLISEGKIKLQYTTHFLISNNEEIGYGGNSNIPEKTVEYLAVDMGAIGDGQSTDEFSVSICAKDSSGPYHYKLRQHLVSLAQANAVDYRVDIYPYYGSDASAAIRAGYDVVHGLIGPGIDASHAFERTHVSSLKHTANLILHYIQSELV from the coding sequence ATGAGTGTGATCGAAGAAAAAGAAATCGTATCTTACATAAAAGAATTGGTGTCCATACCTAGCCCCTCCGGCTATACAGATCAAGCCATTAAATACGCGGCCGATTTCATGGAGCAGAGGAAGGTTCCTTACAAGATCACGAATAAAGGGGCATTGCTTGCTTCATTAAAAGGCGAAGATGATGGCAAACATCGTTTGCTGACTGCCCATGTCGATACTCTGGGAGCCATGGTAAAGGAAATCAAGGCGAATGGCCGCCTTAAATTGACGATGATTGGCGGTTTTCGCTGGAACTCAGTGGAAGGGGAATATTGTAAAATCCATACAGCTGACGGAGCAATTATCACCGGGACCATTTTAATCAATCAGACCTCTGTCCACGTATATAAAAATGCCGGGGATGCCAAGCGTGATGATGAGACAATTGAGGTCCGGATTGATGCTGTCGTGAAAACTAAAGCGGAAACGGAGGCCATTGGCATTTCTGTTGGAGATTTTGTCTCCTTTGAACCGAGAGTGGAAGTGACGGATACAGGCTTTTTGAAATCAAGGCATTTGGATGATAAAGCGAGCGTTGGCATCCTCCTTCATATCATTGACCTCATTTCCGAAGGAAAGATAAAATTGCAATATACGACCCATTTCCTGATTTCAAACAATGAAGAAATTGGCTATGGCGGTAATTCCAATATTCCTGAGAAAACAGTCGAATATCTAGCTGTTGATATGGGTGCGATCGGTGATGGACAATCGACGGATGAATTCAGCGTTTCCATTTGCGCAAAAGACTCCTCGGGTCCTTATCATTATAAATTACGTCAGCACCTAGTCTCACTTGCCCAAGCAAATGCTGTTGACTACCGCGTCGATATTTATCCATATTATGGATCGGACGCTTCCGCTGCGATCCGGGCAGGATATGATGTCGTACATGGACTGATCGGACCTGGGATCGATGCTTCACATGCCTTCGAGCGGACACATGTCTCTTCATTAAAGCATACAGCCAATCTGATTTTGCATTATATCCAATCAGAGTTGGTGTAA